A single Sphingomonas sp. IW22 DNA region contains:
- a CDS encoding formate/nitrite transporter family protein, with protein sequence MTEPQADATGPAIAEAAPELFEGKAESGWTRMAMLAVVAGAYIAFGSIAYLVAQAGPPGGATQLLSGLAFSVGLMLTMVTGAELFTGNTMFVLAVDRHRLTAGRMLTAWVVVWFGNLIGSVVIAVLFVTAGGGSGVEGLVGDSAVKVATSKVTKDTLALIASGVLANMLVCLAVWMAMAAKSVPSKIIAVIGPVTVFVAAGFEHSIANQSLLAMGWLLQDGGAITGGAIARNLALSTFGNILGGMAVAMMLGRAQLDE encoded by the coding sequence ATGACCGAACCGCAAGCCGACGCGACCGGCCCCGCCATTGCGGAGGCCGCACCCGAATTGTTCGAGGGCAAGGCCGAAAGCGGCTGGACGCGCATGGCGATGCTGGCGGTGGTTGCGGGCGCCTATATCGCCTTTGGCTCGATCGCCTATTTGGTGGCTCAGGCGGGACCGCCGGGCGGGGCCACGCAGTTGTTGTCGGGCCTGGCCTTTTCGGTCGGGCTGATGCTGACCATGGTGACAGGGGCGGAGCTGTTCACCGGCAACACCATGTTCGTGCTGGCGGTCGACCGGCACCGGCTGACGGCGGGGCGAATGCTGACGGCCTGGGTCGTCGTGTGGTTCGGCAATCTGATCGGCAGCGTCGTCATCGCTGTGCTGTTCGTGACGGCGGGTGGCGGATCGGGCGTCGAGGGACTGGTCGGCGACAGCGCGGTCAAGGTCGCGACGTCCAAGGTGACAAAGGACACGCTGGCGCTGATCGCGTCGGGGGTGCTGGCCAATATGCTGGTGTGTCTGGCCGTGTGGATGGCAATGGCGGCCAAATCGGTGCCGTCAAAGATCATCGCCGTCATCGGCCCCGTCACCGTGTTCGTGGCGGCGGGTTTCGAACACTCGATAGCCAACCAGTCGCTGCTGGCGATGGGCTGGCTGCTTCAGGACGGCGGCGCGATCACCGGCGGGGCAATCGCGCGCAATCTGGCGCTCAGCACCTTCGGCAATATTCTGGGCGGCATGGCCGTGGCGATGATGCTGGGCCGCGCACAGCTGGACGAATAA
- the ruvA gene encoding Holliday junction branch migration protein RuvA, with translation MIAHLKGILTSAGIDHAVIEVAGVGYLVGASSRTLSSLGPVGAAAMLHTEMLVGEDFIRLVGFASADERDWFRLLTGVQGVGARVALAILSVLAPDELAAAVSRQDKAMVARANGVGPKLAERIVRELKDRVGTVALGVGGAAPAASGGVSGDALSALANLGFRPAEAASAVKAAEDALGPGATLDSLVREALRRAAR, from the coding sequence ATGATCGCGCATCTCAAGGGGATTCTCACCTCAGCCGGGATCGATCATGCCGTGATCGAGGTGGCGGGCGTCGGCTATCTGGTGGGCGCATCGTCGCGCACGCTGTCGTCGCTCGGCCCCGTCGGCGCGGCCGCCATGCTGCACACCGAAATGCTGGTGGGAGAGGATTTCATCCGGCTGGTGGGCTTTGCCAGTGCGGATGAACGCGACTGGTTCCGGCTGCTGACCGGCGTGCAGGGCGTTGGTGCGCGCGTCGCGCTGGCGATCCTGTCGGTGCTGGCGCCCGACGAACTGGCCGCCGCCGTGTCGCGTCAGGACAAGGCGATGGTTGCGCGCGCCAATGGCGTGGGGCCGAAACTGGCCGAACGGATCGTGCGGGAATTGAAGGACCGCGTCGGCACCGTGGCACTGGGTGTGGGCGGCGCCGCGCCCGCAGCGTCGGGCGGCGTCAGCGGCGATGCGCTGTCGGCCCTTGCCAATCTGGGTTTCCGCCCGGCGGAGGCAGCAAGCGCGGTCAAGGCGGCAGAGGATGCCTTGGGACCGGGTGCAACGCTGGACAGTCTAGTGCGAGAGGCGCTGCGCCGCGCGGCGCGCTGA
- a CDS encoding endo-1,4-beta-xylanase produces MMKAYTRRDAIVLAGALGVTACSGGGGSGPSPTPTPRPTPSPTPTPTPTPTPGPAGTIAAAAAARNMRFGSTLAWSQPGADAGSFANPAYAELLERDCTLLVPENEMKWEYQSSAENVYDWRRADAMIAYAQSKGMEMRGHVMLWYITERFPAWVRNYDFGPNPRATAERLVRTHVQNVARHFGDRIKSWDVLNEAVDPATGNVRENILSRAVGNDPSLMDLAFRTAREELPGAELVYNDYMDWGSTRHRDGVLALLRGFRDRNVPVDTLGIQSHIGFYSSGTAQQIADAQIPAMRAWLDQVTALGYKLMITEFDVSDQNRAGTIAQRDADVATYGRAWLDLLFSYPQLRDVLVWGMNDKYSWLQRFQPRADVLPLRPCPYDANAMPKPLYRAIEAAFRATAVRA; encoded by the coding sequence ATGATGAAAGCTTATACGCGACGCGATGCGATCGTGCTGGCGGGGGCGCTTGGCGTTACCGCGTGCAGTGGCGGCGGGGGGAGCGGACCTTCACCAACGCCAACACCCAGGCCGACTCCAAGCCCCACGCCGACCCCGACACCAACGCCGACGCCGGGACCGGCAGGCACGATTGCGGCCGCCGCCGCCGCACGCAACATGCGCTTCGGCTCGACACTGGCCTGGAGCCAGCCCGGCGCTGATGCCGGCTCCTTTGCCAATCCCGCCTATGCCGAATTGCTGGAGCGCGATTGCACGCTGCTGGTCCCGGAAAACGAGATGAAGTGGGAATATCAGTCCTCTGCCGAGAATGTGTATGACTGGCGCCGCGCCGACGCGATGATCGCCTATGCCCAGTCAAAGGGCATGGAAATGCGCGGTCACGTGATGCTGTGGTATATTACGGAACGGTTTCCCGCATGGGTTCGCAATTATGATTTCGGCCCGAACCCGCGCGCCACGGCGGAACGTCTGGTGCGAACTCATGTCCAGAATGTCGCGCGCCACTTTGGCGATCGCATCAAAAGCTGGGACGTGCTGAACGAAGCGGTCGATCCGGCGACGGGCAATGTGCGCGAAAATATACTGTCGCGCGCGGTGGGCAACGATCCCAGCCTGATGGACCTGGCGTTCCGCACCGCGCGGGAAGAACTGCCCGGCGCTGAGCTGGTCTATAACGATTATATGGATTGGGGATCGACGCGGCACCGGGACGGCGTGCTGGCGTTGCTGCGCGGATTTCGCGACCGCAACGTGCCGGTCGACACGCTGGGCATCCAGTCGCATATCGGTTTTTATTCCTCTGGCACGGCTCAGCAGATCGCCGACGCCCAGATACCGGCCATGCGCGCCTGGCTCGATCAGGTGACGGCGCTTGGCTATAAGTTGATGATCACCGAATTCGATGTCAGCGATCAGAACCGGGCCGGCACCATTGCCCAGCGCGATGCCGATGTCGCGACCTATGGTCGCGCATGGCTGGACCTGTTGTTCAGCTATCCGCAGCTTCGCGACGTGCTGGTCTGGGGGATGAACGACAAATATAGCTGGCTGCAGCGTTTTCAGCCGCGCGCCGACGTCTTGCCGCTGCGCCCCTGTCCCTATGATGCCAATGCGATGCCCAAGCCGCTTTATCGCGCGATAGAGGCCGCGTTCCGCGCGACCGCCGTTCGCGCCTGA
- a CDS encoding GtrA family protein, with protein MRGINAMRQSAIVGQLMRFLVAGGISTVIYTAVYLPLAMWVFGRERAVFAVPFAFAVAVTAGYWLHSNWSFRGHGTRQSGGGQQAKFVSVQGVGLLMHAVLTWVMTDRLGLPAWTPLVPGLTLVPVVTFLLNRQWVFR; from the coding sequence ATGCGTGGGATCAATGCGATGCGGCAGTCGGCAATCGTCGGCCAGCTGATGCGATTCCTGGTCGCGGGCGGCATTTCGACCGTCATCTACACCGCCGTCTATCTGCCGCTGGCGATGTGGGTGTTCGGGCGGGAGCGCGCGGTGTTCGCGGTGCCCTTTGCCTTTGCGGTCGCGGTCACGGCGGGATATTGGCTGCACAGCAACTGGAGCTTTCGCGGCCATGGCACGCGGCAATCGGGCGGCGGGCAGCAGGCGAAATTTGTGAGCGTGCAGGGCGTCGGCTTGCTGATGCACGCGGTGCTGACCTGGGTTATGACCGACCGGCTGGGATTGCCCGCATGGACGCCGCTGGTGCCGGGACTGACGCTGGTGCCGGTCGTTACCTTTCTTCTCAACCGTCAATGGGTGTTTCGATAA
- a CDS encoding glycosyltransferase family 2 protein has protein sequence MHRPALSIVIPCYNEAACLDALHARVSAAARSVVGDDHEIVLVNDGSRDESWAVMQRLSAADPRVVAINLSRNHGHQLALTAGLDLCSGEQILIIDADLQDPPELLGEMRATMEREGADVVYAVRRKREGETFFKKLTAAAFYRFLDRVTDTPIPLDTGDFRLMSRRALDALLSLPEQARFIRGMVAWVGFRQVPFVYDRHERHAGETKYPLSKMLRFAFDAVTGFSTAPLRWASHIGIALFFLSFLLLIYIGIGFFTGSAVQGWTSTMLVTVFLGAVQMLVLGMIGEYLGRLYVESKRRPLYLVADVAGPVQGRATLGYRAGQGPMGEPAEPSRAG, from the coding sequence ATGCATCGTCCCGCACTGTCTATTGTCATCCCCTGCTATAACGAAGCCGCCTGTCTGGATGCGCTGCACGCGCGCGTTTCGGCGGCGGCGCGGTCGGTCGTTGGCGACGACCATGAAATCGTGCTGGTCAATGACGGTTCGCGCGACGAATCATGGGCAGTGATGCAGCGCCTGTCCGCCGCCGACCCGCGAGTGGTCGCCATCAACCTGTCGCGCAATCACGGGCACCAGCTGGCGCTGACCGCCGGGCTGGACCTGTGTTCGGGCGAGCAGATCCTGATCATCGACGCCGATCTTCAGGACCCGCCCGAATTGCTGGGCGAAATGCGCGCCACCATGGAGCGCGAGGGTGCCGACGTCGTCTATGCCGTGCGCCGCAAGCGGGAGGGCGAGACGTTCTTCAAGAAGCTGACGGCGGCTGCATTTTATCGCTTCCTCGACCGGGTGACCGACACGCCGATCCCGCTGGATACGGGTGATTTTCGGCTGATGAGCCGCCGCGCGCTGGACGCGTTGCTGTCGCTGCCCGAACAGGCGCGCTTCATCCGCGGCATGGTCGCGTGGGTCGGTTTCCGCCAGGTGCCCTTTGTCTATGACCGGCACGAACGCCATGCGGGGGAGACCAAATACCCGCTGTCGAAGATGCTGCGATTTGCTTTCGATGCGGTTACGGGGTTTTCGACCGCGCCGCTGCGCTGGGCCAGCCATATCGGTATCGCGCTGTTCTTTCTGTCGTTCCTGCTGCTGATCTATATCGGCATCGGCTTTTTCACCGGATCGGCGGTGCAGGGCTGGACATCGACCATGCTGGTCACCGTGTTTTTGGGCGCGGTGCAGATGCTGGTGCTGGGCATGATCGGCGAATATCTGGGGCGGCTGTACGTCGAATCGAAGCGGCGGCCGCTGTATCTGGTCGCCGATGTGGCCGGGCCGGTTCAGGGCCGTGCGACGCTTGGCTATCGCGCGGGGCAGGGGCCGATGGGCGAACCGGCGGAGCCGTCGCGCGCAGGCTGA
- the pepN gene encoding aminopeptidase N, producing the protein MLDALNATVTPKAVRRSDYRAPDWLVPDIALDFDLDPAATRVRAVLSVTRNGAHDRPIELDGDGIEPVSVMVDGEAVHWTRTERGIALTLPGEAHRIETEVLVHPDRNTQLMGLYASGGLLCTQCEAEGFRRITFFPDRPDVLTRYFVRLSADKARYPVLLANGDPVAAGDLPDGRHFAEWRDPFPKPSYLFALVAGDLVANRATFTTRSGRDVELAIWVRAPDLAKTDHALGALQTSMRWDEQVYGREYDLDVFNIVAVDDFNFGAMENKGLNIFNSRYILADPDTATDYDYDAVAAVVAHEYFHNWSGNRVTCRDWFQLSLKEGFTVYRDQSFSADQGSAAVKRIEDVRSLRAAQFPEDSGPLAHPVRPDEYLEISNFYTATIYNKGAEVIRMMATMLGAQKFRAGSDLYFDRHDGSAATVEDFVRAMEDAGEIDLAQFRLWYSQAGTPRVSARLIHESGSGRAVLKLRQSVPVTPGQLEKQPMVLPLKLRLFGLESQKPLTDEQLVLLRDGEAEILFETVAEQPVLSINRGFSAPVVVETDRTATDLAFLSAHDDDPFARYEAMQQLMLDTLVAAVGHGRADHGPVIEAVANTLADPRLDPAFVAEAVLLPSDSFIGDQLSIVDPEAIYQAREALRRELGRTLSERWRAAYEGARDNRFEYSPAAKGRRRLRTVSLGYIAASGAPDASDIAFRQFETADNMTDRQGALTTLVNSGTDEAREAALEVFYHRYAGNGLVLDKWFSTQALSAREDTLARVIELSRHRDFTLANPNRARSLVGAFSVNQRAFNAADGAGYRFVADQLIALDRLNPQTAAKLVPPLGRWRRFDAGRAALMRAELERILAAPGLSKDMFEQVAKSLD; encoded by the coding sequence ATGCTCGACGCCCTCAACGCAACCGTAACGCCCAAGGCCGTGCGCCGCAGCGACTATCGCGCACCCGACTGGTTGGTGCCCGATATCGCGCTGGATTTCGATCTGGACCCCGCCGCGACGCGGGTGCGGGCGGTGCTGTCGGTCACGCGAAACGGCGCGCATGACCGCCCGATCGAACTGGACGGCGACGGGATCGAGCCGGTTTCGGTCATGGTCGATGGCGAAGCGGTGCACTGGACGCGCACCGAACGCGGCATTGCGCTGACCCTGCCGGGTGAGGCGCACCGGATCGAAACCGAAGTGCTGGTCCATCCGGACCGCAACACCCAGCTGATGGGCCTGTACGCATCGGGCGGTCTGCTTTGCACCCAGTGCGAGGCGGAGGGCTTTCGCCGGATCACGTTTTTCCCCGACCGGCCCGACGTTCTCACGCGCTATTTCGTCCGGTTGAGCGCGGACAAGGCGCGTTATCCGGTGCTGCTGGCCAATGGCGACCCGGTTGCAGCGGGTGACCTGCCCGACGGGCGGCATTTTGCTGAATGGCGCGATCCGTTTCCCAAGCCCAGCTATCTGTTCGCGCTGGTCGCGGGCGATCTGGTCGCCAATCGCGCGACCTTCACAACGCGATCCGGGCGCGATGTCGAACTCGCCATTTGGGTCCGCGCGCCGGATCTTGCCAAGACCGATCATGCGCTGGGCGCGCTTCAGACCTCGATGCGCTGGGATGAGCAGGTCTATGGCCGCGAATATGATCTGGACGTGTTCAACATCGTCGCCGTTGACGATTTCAACTTCGGCGCGATGGAGAATAAGGGGCTGAACATCTTCAACAGCCGCTACATCCTCGCCGATCCCGATACCGCCACCGATTACGATTACGACGCCGTGGCCGCGGTCGTCGCGCATGAATATTTTCACAACTGGTCGGGCAACCGCGTAACGTGCCGCGACTGGTTCCAGCTTTCGCTGAAGGAAGGCTTCACCGTCTATCGCGACCAGAGCTTTTCGGCGGATCAGGGCTCAGCCGCGGTCAAGCGGATCGAGGATGTGCGCTCGCTGCGCGCAGCCCAGTTTCCGGAGGATTCGGGGCCCCTCGCGCATCCCGTGCGCCCGGACGAATATCTGGAGATCTCGAACTTCTACACCGCCACCATCTATAACAAGGGTGCGGAGGTCATTCGCATGATGGCCACGATGCTCGGCGCACAGAAATTCCGTGCGGGCAGCGACCTGTATTTCGACCGGCATGACGGCAGCGCCGCGACGGTCGAGGATTTCGTGCGCGCCATGGAGGATGCGGGCGAGATCGACCTGGCGCAGTTCCGGCTGTGGTATTCGCAGGCCGGGACCCCGCGCGTTTCCGCGCGGCTGATCCACGAATCCGGCAGCGGCCGCGCGGTGCTGAAGCTGCGGCAGAGCGTGCCGGTGACGCCCGGCCAGCTGGAAAAGCAGCCCATGGTGCTGCCACTCAAGCTCCGCCTGTTCGGGCTGGAGAGCCAAAAGCCGCTGACCGATGAGCAGCTGGTCCTGCTGCGCGACGGTGAGGCGGAAATCCTGTTCGAAACGGTGGCCGAACAGCCGGTATTGTCGATCAATCGCGGCTTTTCCGCCCCGGTGGTCGTCGAAACGGATCGCACCGCGACCGATCTGGCGTTCCTGTCGGCGCATGACGACGACCCGTTCGCCCGGTACGAAGCGATGCAGCAGCTGATGCTCGACACGCTGGTCGCGGCGGTCGGCCATGGGCGCGCCGATCACGGTCCGGTGATCGAGGCGGTGGCGAACACGCTGGCCGACCCGCGCCTCGACCCCGCCTTTGTCGCAGAGGCTGTGTTGCTGCCGTCGGACAGCTTCATCGGCGACCAGCTGTCGATCGTCGATCCTGAAGCGATCTATCAGGCGCGCGAAGCGCTGCGCCGCGAACTGGGCCGGACGCTGTCCGAACGATGGCGCGCCGCCTATGAAGGTGCGCGTGACAATCGGTTCGAATACAGCCCGGCGGCCAAGGGGCGGCGGCGCCTTCGCACCGTGTCCCTCGGCTACATCGCCGCATCGGGTGCGCCGGATGCCAGCGACATCGCCTTTCGGCAGTTCGAAACCGCTGACAACATGACTGACCGCCAGGGTGCGCTGACCACGCTGGTCAATTCGGGCACCGACGAAGCGCGTGAGGCGGCGCTGGAAGTGTTCTATCACCGTTATGCCGGCAACGGGCTGGTGCTGGACAAATGGTTCTCGACCCAGGCGCTGTCGGCGCGGGAGGACACGCTGGCGCGCGTCATCGAATTGTCGCGGCACCGCGATTTCACGCTGGCCAACCCCAACCGCGCCCGGTCGCTGGTCGGGGCGTTCAGCGTCAATCAGCGCGCCTTCAATGCTGCCGACGGCGCGGGCTATCGCTTTGTCGCGGACCAACTGATCGCGCTCGACCGCCTGAACCCGCAGACGGCGGCGAAGCTGGTGCCGCCGCTGGGCCGCTGGCGCCGCTTCGACGCAGGCCGCGCGGCGTTGATGCGCGCCGAGCTGGAGCGCATTCTGGCCGCCCCCGGCCTATCGAAGGACATGTTCGAACAAGTCGCCAAGAGCCTGGACTGA
- a CDS encoding class I SAM-dependent methyltransferase — protein sequence MDRIVYDRMAAHDTTHWWYRARREILADYLTREARLPQGARILEIGCGTGHNLPMLARFGDVDAIEIDEAARGFASERLGKPVGTAPLPELTGVPRGSYDLIAVLDVVEHVEDDVAALRGMADVLKPGGAILVTVPAHQWMWSAHDVVNHHHRRYSKASLNEAIREAGLTHNGLRWFNSLLFPVAVAARLAGRLTGKDDSDDSPPAAPVNKALERVFELERHLIGRIPMPPGLSIITLVRKPG from the coding sequence ATGGACCGTATCGTCTATGACCGCATGGCCGCGCACGACACCACCCATTGGTGGTACCGCGCCCGGCGCGAGATTCTGGCCGACTATCTGACGCGGGAGGCGCGGCTGCCACAGGGCGCGCGCATCCTTGAGATCGGGTGCGGCACCGGCCACAACCTGCCCATGCTCGCGCGTTTCGGCGACGTTGACGCGATCGAGATTGATGAGGCGGCGCGCGGCTTTGCCAGCGAACGGCTGGGCAAGCCGGTCGGCACCGCGCCGCTGCCCGAACTGACCGGCGTTCCGCGCGGCAGCTATGACCTGATCGCGGTGCTGGACGTGGTCGAGCATGTCGAGGACGATGTCGCCGCCCTTCGCGGCATGGCCGACGTGCTGAAACCCGGCGGCGCGATATTGGTGACGGTGCCCGCGCATCAATGGATGTGGTCGGCGCACGACGTGGTGAACCACCACCATCGCCGCTATTCGAAGGCAAGCCTGAACGAGGCGATCCGCGAGGCGGGCCTGACGCATAACGGCCTGCGCTGGTTCAACTCGCTGCTGTTCCCGGTCGCGGTCGCCGCGCGGCTGGCGGGTCGGCTGACGGGCAAGGACGACAGCGACGATTCACCCCCCGCCGCGCCGGTGAACAAGGCGCTGGAACGGGTGTTCGAGCTGGAACGCCACCTGATCGGCCGCATACCGATGCCGCCCGGGCTGTCCATCATCACACTGGTACGAAAGCCGGGCTGA
- the ruvB gene encoding Holliday junction branch migration DNA helicase RuvB — protein MTEPDRILTPARQPEDVDAALRPKRLDEFVGQRAARENLRVFIEAARGRGEALDHVLFFGPPGLGKTTLAQIIAREMGVGFRSTSGPVIAKSGDLAALLTNLEDGDVLFIDEIHRLAPAVEEVLYPAMEDRALDLMIGEGPSARSVRIDLPRFTLVGATTRQGLLTTPLRDRFGIPVRLQFYTVDELTRVVTRAAGLLGLGIAPDGAAEVARRSRGTPRIAGRLLRRVRDFANVAGAEIVDARVADSALNRLEVDALGLDAMDRRYLTMIADIYRGGPVGVETLAAGLSEPRDTIEEVIEPYLIQIGMVARTARGRCLNGAAWKHLGIEAPAGTQDGLFDG, from the coding sequence GTGACCGAACCCGATCGTATCCTGACCCCGGCGCGGCAGCCCGAAGATGTCGACGCCGCGCTGCGCCCCAAGCGGCTGGACGAATTTGTCGGCCAGCGGGCTGCACGCGAAAACCTGCGCGTCTTTATCGAGGCCGCGCGCGGGCGGGGCGAGGCGCTGGACCATGTGCTGTTCTTCGGCCCGCCGGGGTTGGGCAAGACAACCCTGGCACAGATCATCGCGCGCGAAATGGGCGTGGGGTTCCGCTCCACCAGCGGGCCGGTGATCGCCAAGTCGGGCGATCTGGCCGCCCTCCTCACCAATCTTGAGGACGGCGACGTCCTGTTCATCGACGAAATTCACCGGCTGGCCCCGGCGGTGGAGGAAGTGCTGTATCCCGCGATGGAGGACCGCGCGCTCGACCTGATGATCGGCGAGGGGCCGTCGGCGCGCAGCGTGCGCATCGACCTGCCGCGCTTCACATTGGTGGGAGCGACGACGCGGCAGGGGTTGCTGACGACCCCGCTTCGCGACCGGTTCGGCATTCCCGTGCGGCTGCAATTCTACACCGTGGACGAACTGACGCGGGTGGTGACGCGTGCGGCGGGGTTGCTGGGTCTGGGCATCGCGCCCGACGGCGCGGCGGAAGTCGCGCGCCGCTCGCGGGGAACGCCGCGCATCGCCGGGCGGCTGCTGCGCCGGGTGCGCGACTTCGCCAATGTGGCGGGGGCCGAGATTGTCGACGCACGCGTGGCCGACAGCGCGCTTAACCGGCTGGAGGTGGACGCACTGGGGCTGGATGCGATGGACCGGCGATACCTGACCATGATTGCGGACATCTATCGCGGCGGACCGGTCGGGGTCGAGACGCTGGCAGCGGGCCTGTCCGAACCGCGCGACACGATCGAGGAAGTGATCGAGCCGTATCTGATCCAGATCGGTATGGTCGCCCGCACCGCACGGGGTCGCTGCCTGAACGGCGCGGCGTGGAAGCATCTGGGGATCGAGGCGCCCGCCGGCACACAGGACGGACTGTTCGACGGATAG
- a CDS encoding AcrB/AcrD/AcrF family protein, whose product MTPDLLDRQLQRHWLRWTLVAWCAFAGWYLWQRWGNIYWLSLSDTDDNMRLMQVRGLLGGQGWYDLRQYRLNPPGGFNIHWSRIVDLPIAGLILFFRLFTSPAWAERLAVGIAPLIPFSIVMTSIAVAVRRLVDPRAWPLALLFLVSASTLATMFMPLRIDHHGWQLAALAVTVAALADPRPARGGAIVGAASAFSLTIGLEMLPYAVGAGGILALRWVWDRAEAPRVAAYGVALAGGSAIGFLLFASSANYALRCDALTPVWLSATVAGGALLLALARINPAHRGVRLALAVVAGGALAAGFAAMFPHCLSRPEGVSEELARSWLNNVREARPIYRHALRTAIPLATMPLIGLIGALVATWHARRDAARLAGWVPVTLFTTLACALLLWQVRVGPAAQLLAVPGSTALGWILFPAIMRRTSPMVRIVGAVAVFLIVSGLFATLAMRWLPIDQPDAMQRAVSRANQRCGTIPAMRPLARMPAQTVFTHVDLGPRLITLTHHRAIAGPYHRNGDAILDVHHAFQGSDDNFRRMARAHGATLLLICPNMAETTNYRARAPGGFYARISSGQVPDFLEPVKLPANSPLRLWRIK is encoded by the coding sequence ATGACGCCCGACCTGCTCGACCGCCAGCTTCAACGGCATTGGCTGCGCTGGACGCTTGTGGCGTGGTGCGCCTTTGCCGGCTGGTATCTGTGGCAACGCTGGGGGAACATCTATTGGCTCAGCCTGTCGGATACCGACGACAATATGCGATTGATGCAGGTGCGTGGCCTGCTGGGCGGGCAGGGCTGGTACGATCTGCGCCAGTATCGGCTGAACCCGCCGGGTGGCTTCAACATTCACTGGAGCCGCATCGTCGATCTGCCCATTGCGGGGCTGATCCTGTTCTTTCGCCTGTTCACCAGCCCGGCATGGGCCGAACGGCTGGCAGTGGGCATTGCGCCGCTGATCCCCTTTTCCATCGTCATGACGAGTATTGCGGTCGCCGTCAGGCGCTTGGTCGATCCGCGCGCATGGCCGCTGGCGCTGCTGTTCCTGGTCAGTGCATCGACGCTCGCGACGATGTTCATGCCGCTTCGCATCGACCATCATGGCTGGCAGCTGGCGGCGCTGGCCGTGACGGTGGCGGCGCTGGCCGATCCGCGCCCGGCACGCGGCGGCGCGATTGTGGGGGCGGCAAGCGCCTTTTCACTGACCATCGGGTTGGAGATGCTGCCCTATGCCGTGGGGGCGGGCGGTATCCTGGCGCTGCGCTGGGTGTGGGACCGGGCGGAGGCGCCGCGCGTCGCGGCCTATGGCGTCGCTCTGGCAGGCGGCAGCGCGATCGGGTTCCTGTTGTTCGCTTCCAGCGCCAATTACGCCTTGCGGTGCGACGCGCTGACGCCCGTGTGGCTGTCGGCGACGGTCGCGGGCGGGGCGCTGCTCCTGGCGCTGGCGCGGATCAATCCGGCGCATCGCGGCGTGCGGCTGGCGCTGGCGGTGGTTGCGGGCGGCGCACTGGCGGCGGGGTTTGCGGCCATGTTTCCGCACTGTCTGTCCCGACCCGAAGGCGTGTCGGAGGAGCTGGCGCGCAGCTGGCTGAACAATGTGCGCGAAGCACGGCCGATCTATCGCCACGCGCTGCGCACTGCCATCCCGCTGGCGACGATGCCGCTGATCGGGTTGATCGGCGCGCTGGTCGCGACGTGGCACGCACGCCGCGACGCCGCGCGACTGGCCGGATGGGTGCCAGTGACGCTGTTCACGACGCTCGCCTGCGCCCTGTTGCTATGGCAGGTGCGAGTGGGTCCGGCGGCGCAACTGCTGGCGGTACCGGGATCGACGGCGCTTGGCTGGATCCTGTTTCCGGCGATCATGCGCCGTACGTCGCCCATGGTGCGGATCGTGGGTGCGGTGGCCGTGTTCCTGATCGTCTCAGGCCTGTTCGCCACGCTGGCGATGCGCTGGCTGCCCATCGACCAGCCCGATGCGATGCAGCGCGCCGTCAGCCGTGCCAATCAGCGTTGCGGTACCATCCCGGCGATGCGGCCGCTGGCCCGGATGCCGGCGCAGACGGTGTTCACCCATGTCGACCTTGGACCGCGCCTGATCACCTTGACGCATCACAGGGCGATTGCCGGTCCCTATCACCGCAATGGCGACGCGATTCTGGATGTGCATCACGCCTTTCAGGGCTCTGACGACAATTTCCGCCGCATGGCGCGCGCGCATGGGGCGACGCTGCTGCTGATCTGCCCCAACATGGCGGAGACGACCAATTACCGCGCGCGTGCGCCGGGCGGCTTCTACGCCCGGATTTCCAGCGGTCAGGTGCCCGATTTTCTGGAGCCGGTGAAGTTGCCTGCCAATTCGCCCCTCCGCTTGTGGCGGATAAAGTGA